The nucleotide window GGAAACCAGGGCTGCCCTTGCAGTTAAGGCTTTCAGGCATACTGCGGATTATGATGCAGCAATCGATACCTATCTAAGCAGAACCTTGCTTGAGGAAAACGTGCTACGCCTGAACTTTACCGACGGTGTAAAACTTCGTTATGGAGAGAACTGGCACCAGAAAGCCTATTTTTATAAAGATCCCAAAATTGAAGGTCCTACCCTGGCAAAAGCTATCCAGCTGCATGGAAAAGAACTTTCCTATAACAACTATGTGGACGCAGACAATGCCCTTCAGACAGTGAAAGAATTAGGAAATGCCCAGCCTGCCGTAGCAATCGTAAAACACAACAATCCATGCGGGCTTGCAACCGGAAGCACACTCCTACAGGCTCTTGAGGCTGCCTGGGACGGAGACCCGATTTCAGCTTACGGAAGCATAATTTGCACCAACGAAACCTTTGACCTTGAAGCTGCAACTTTTCTGAATGGAAAATTTGTGGAAATTATTCTTGCTCCTGACTTCAAACCCGATGCCCTTGAGTACCTGAAAAACAAAAGTGAAAACCTTCGACTCCTTAAGCTGCCTGAACTCAGAGAAGCTTTTGGAACAGAATACACATACAAGTATGTGATAGGAGGCATGCTCAAGCAGAGTCGTGATATTGGCCTCTACGAAAAATGGGAGTCAGTTACAGATATTCCCTATCCTGAAGAGAAGCGCTCTCTTTCGGAATTCTGCCTTAAAGCCTGTAAGTCGACGAAATCCAATGCAGTAATCCTTGCTCACGAGTACGAGCCAGGTTTCTTTATGGTACTTGCTATGGGTGCAGGACAACCGAATAGGGTTGACTCTATTCGCAAACTTGCAGCCACAAAAGCTGTTGAAAATCTCAGGGTAATTTACGAACGGGAAAATCCTCCAACTTCTTTTGAAGCTTACTGCAAGAAAGTCATGTCAGAGTGTGTAATGGCTTCGGATGCCTTCTTCCCCTTCAATGATAGCATAATTTATGCCGCAGAAAATAATATCCACTACGTAGTCTCTCCAGGTGGGTCAATTCGGGACGGCGAAGTCATTGATGCTGCAAATCGGCTAGGAGTTGCCATGGCCTTTACAGGCATGCGACACTTCCTTCATTAACAAGCTTTTAAGGTGTCGATAAAATAAAGTGAATATCCCTGAGCTAAAGACTCAGGGTTTTACTTTTCTTAACGTAAGTTCGTTAAATGATTTTTATTTAGTTTTAATTTTCTATTGCCCTTAATTCTTTTTACTTTTTCTTGTTGCTTAGATATTTTGCAAATGTAATAATTTCCGAACTTTTCTTTACCTAATTATATTTTTGTCTGTATATTATTTGTCTGATGATCTGCTATTTGATTTTTCTATATTACAGTCAAACTTTTTACTACTTTACTCTCGTTTCAAGGTTCAAACACTAAAAACTCATTTAACGTTAAATCAGGCTCCGATTTTAAAACTTTTTATGCGAAAACATTTTTCGTTTCAGACTAATTTTTGGTATAATTAATTTAAAATAATTACAGGGATTATTTTATGTTGTACATAGAGATAACAGAAAGAGTGAGTACGGGTATGAATAGTAAGTAAAGAATTGCCTGGAAGCTTTTGATCCTGTTCCGAGTAATATGCTTGGGGGAGCGTATTTTCGGATCAACCGTATCGGGGGCTACGGTAAAGGGAACATAAGTTTCCGGGCTTTTCCTTCTCCTCCTTTTAATGTATTTTCTCTTATTTTTCTACTAATTCTGTTATACTAATATCGTTAACCTTTTCACGGTATTTTTCACGATGACAACAGACTATGAGCCTCTAGAACGGCCACGGCATCTGACCATTAACAGCCATTTCTAACACTTGATGGACCTTCTCTTTCAGTAGTGACTGAAAAAAACCATCTAATTATTTTCAGAATGTGCTGGTGTTCCTGATGGTTAACGGCAATCAGATAGACAATCAGAAGAATATATCAGTCAAAAGAAGACTTCAATCAGAAGAATATATCAGTCAAAAGAAGACTTCAATCAGAAGAATATATCAATCAAAAGAAGATTTCAATCAGAAGAATCTATGTTTTCAGAAGAAGATTATAAATTTAAACTCAGTAAAATATAATTTTGGAAAATCCCTGAGAAAGCTTTTCCCCCAGGAATGTTTCCACTTCTTCTTTCAGGTTTTCAACAGCTTCTTCAATAGTAGTTCCCTTGCAAATTATATCAGCTTCAGGGCAGATTGAGATATAGAAACTGTCTTCTTGACGGATAGTTGCGGAAAAAGGAAACCATATTGTCATGTTTTAAAAATCTGTCAGCCTACGTTTAAATGTTTTGTATCTTTCTGTTTATTAAGGTCTTCTTTGAGGAAGGTCTCCTTTTGAGCGCAGGAGTTTTATACTTAAGCTGAGATCACAGTCTAAATATATATTGTTAAGTTTGTGGATCCTATGCCAATAGAGTTTATACTGTCTTCTCCTGTACCTTTACCTGACCTTTCAGTACTTACTCTTCTGGGCGTCTTTGTACTTACAGCTCTCAGGCAGGTCGGGTCTTTAAGGCTGCAGATCTGGCAAATCATGACCTTTGGAGCGATACTGGTACTTTTGCTCGGTGAGATTTCACCGCAAGAAGCTCTTGCAGCGATTAATACTGATGTGCTTGTCTTTCTTTTCGGGGCTTTTTGCGTAGGAGAAGCACTTAATAGGAGTGGGTATCTGGCCTGGATTGGGGATAGGATAGTTTCCAGGGCAAAGGATACGGATCAACTTGTTTTGCTTGTGCTGTTTTCTACAGGAATTCTTTCAGCTGTTCTCATGAATGATACTCTGGCTATCATGGGGACTCCACTTGTTCTGGGTTTTTCCAGAAAGTACAATGTATCTTCCAAACTCATGCTCTTTTCCCTGGCATTCGGGGTAACTACAGGAAGCGTTATGAGCCCTATAGGAAACCCACAGAATCTTCTCATAGCAATTAATGGAAATCTGGATTCCCCTTTTGTAACATTTTTGCATTCACTCGCTCTACCAACTCTTATCTGCCTTTTAATTGCTTATATAGTGCTAAAACTCTTTTTTAGAGAGGAATTCGGAAAATCAACTCTTACCCAATCAGAAGAAGTCATTACCGATTCGGAACTTGCCAGTACTGCAAAAAAGGCTCTTTCTCTTTTGTTAATTCTCATAATCTGTAAGATTTTCCTGGTGGAATTTTTCCCTACCTGGGATTTCAGTCTGAGCTGGATTGCTCTTATCTCCGCGTCACCTGTCCTGCTCAGTAAAAAACGCGTTGAAATCCTGAAAAATATTGACTGGTCGACCCTGGTTTTTTTTGTTTCAATGTTTGTGTTAATGCAAAGCGTGTGGATTTCCGGAACGTGCCAGGAATTGCTTGCCAGATTGTCTCCTCAGTTAGGTTCAGTGTCAATGATCCTCGCACTCAGCATAGGACTAAGCCAACTCATATCCAATGTTCCCTTTGTAGCGCTCTATCTGCCTGCTATGGGTAGTACGGTTTCTCAGGGGCAGTTGATGGCACTTGCTGCGGGAAGTACAATTGCAGGAAATCTTTTGATCCTGGGAGCTGCAAGTAACGTTATAATTATTCAAAATGCAGAGAAGGAAGGAAAAACTATCTCATTTGTTGAATTTTCCAGAATTGGAATCTTAATTACAATTTTAGATGCCGTTACTTACTTCATATTTCTCTAATACTTATATATTCTAAATTATCTTATAATTGATTTACAAGGTTTAATGCTACCTAAAACTCTGTTTAAAGAAGTTTTGGTTTTCAATAATTTTGTCTATTTTTTAGTGGAGAGAAATACTTTCTAACTTTCCAATAAACTTGATATACTCAAAGTGCATACACTTTTTTCTGGAAGATATAAGATCATGACCCAGAATAATACAGATCTAAATACCAGGCGTAAGCGCGCCAGGTGTACTGTACAGAAGAAAACCTTTGGGCCTGTTGAAGACCTTGAAACTCACGTCCGGTCCGACTGGTGGCAAACTCTTTTTAACTCACTTTACCTTAAGACCGATGCCGATCTTCTGGATGATATGGAGGTTACTAGAAAAGAGGTCGATCTCATTGTTTCCATTTTGGGGGTGGCTCCGGAAGAAAAAATTCTTGATCTATGTTGCGGACAGGGGAGACACGTACTTGAACTGGCAAGAAGAGGCTTTTCAAACGTAGAGGGATATGACAGATCTCAGTACCTTATAAGGAAAGCCAGAACAAGAGCACAGAAAGAGAACCTGCAGGTAAGGTTCAGAGAGGGAGATGCAAGAAAGCTTCCTTACCCATCTGATACTTTTGACGTGGTTACTATACTGGGTAACAGTTTTGGCTACTTTGACTCAACGCTCCAGGACCAAAAGGTCCTTGAAGAAATATTTAGGGTTCTGAAGCCTGATGGCAGAGTTTTCATCGATGCCGTAGATGGAGACTACATGAAAAAGAGTTTTCAGCCCAGGTCATGGGAATGGCTTGACAGGAAATACTTTGTCTGCAGGGAAAGAGCTCTTTCGGCCGATGGAGATCGGTTAATTTGCAGAGAAGTGATAAGCCGTATTGACAAAGGCGTGATTGCAGACCAATTTTACGCTGAGAGGTTATACAATAAAGAAAGCCTCTTTGAGCTGCTTACAGTGTCGGGATTTAGTAGTCCCGCCTTTCATACTACTTTCAGCCCGGTTTCCGCAGGAACCCAGGATGCAGGCATGATGGAACAGAGAATTCTGGTCTCGGCCTCTGTTGAAAAACCTTGGCCTACGTCTCTTCAGGCAATCGGGAATAAAAAACCAATGAGTATTGCAGTTTTGCTTGGAGATCCGAGAAAAGAAGATCAGGTTAAGCCCGCCTGTGTCTTCGATGACGATGATTTTGATACCCTTGAGAGAATGAAAAAAGCACTTGCAGAGATTCCTTTTATGAAATTTACTTTTCTTGACAGGCATGAAACGTTACTTGAGGATCTGAAGAAGAAAGCGGCGAAAATTGATCTTGTACTTAATCTCTGTGATGAAGGATTTTATAACGATCCCACAAAAGAACTTCATGTCCCGGCTTTGCTTGAACAGTTAAATGTCCCGTATACAGGAGCAGGTCCTCAATGTCTTGCTTTTTGTTATGACAAATCCATTATAAGGGGAGTTGCCAGAGAGATGCGCATTCCCGTAGCAAAGGGAATGCTTGTAACCGAAGATGCAGAGCTTTCAAAGCTGTCTCTCTCTTTCCCCTTGCTTGTAAAGCCCAACTCAGGGGACTCAAGTTTTGGGATTACACAGAAAAGCATTGCCCATAACCGTGAGGAGCTTCTTGAAATTCTTGCGGCATCCCGAGAAAAGATGGGCTCTTGTAGGCCTTTCCTGCTGGAAGAGTTTCTTCCAGGAAAAGACATCAGTGTTGGGATTATTGGAAATCCGCCTTCATGCAATGTACTGCCTATTACGGAAGAAGATTACTCGGAAGTACCTGAAGAGTTTCCAAAGATTTGCGGGTATGAGGCGAAGTGGCTTCCGGATTCTCCTTACTGGAACATAAAGTCCGTGCCTGCTGATCTCCCTGAAAAAACCAGAAAGGAAATCATAAAGTGCTGTCTTGCTCTCTTTACAAGGCTGGGTTGCCGTGATTATGCCCGTTTTGACTGGAGACTTGATGCCGAAGGCAAACCCAAACTTCTAGAAGTGAACCCTAATCCAGGATGGTGCTGGGACGGTCATTTGGCAAAGATGGCAGCTTATGCTAATATTTCCTATTCCGGAATGCTTGCGGCCATTATAGAAGCTGCAAAAGAAAGGTATGGTCTTGGAGCTTCTGAAAATCTCGAGCTGAGGAAAATGCCTGGAACCACTTCCAGAAAAAGCCCGGCTGAATGCGCTGCCGAGTTTGAAGAAGAAATTGAAGCAAGAAGCTCTATGGATTCGGAAAATACCGGGAAGAAAAGTGTTTTCTCAAGTTCCTCCGAAACGGTACAGGCTTTTGAGAGCGTATGACAACTTATATTAACTTGTAAAAGAGGTAAATGCGAAAGGATTAGAAATTTTCTTTTTCGCGTTTCCGTTTTTTCTTTGTTTTTCCTTACTTGTTTTTACTTCTGGATGTTTATATTTACTTGTTTTACTTCTGGATGTTTATATTTACTTGTTTTACTTCTGGATGTTTATTTCTGAATAATAATTGTAAGGATATCTTCATCCAGCATTCTATGGTCGAGGCCTACTCTCTGCCCAGGATGTTTTGCTGAGGTGCCCCAGATTTGGGCATAGCGGAACTTCCTGCGGAAATCC belongs to Methanosarcina barkeri 3 and includes:
- the purH gene encoding bifunctional phosphoribosylaminoimidazolecarboxamide formyltransferase/IMP cyclohydrolase, producing MVKRALLSVSDKTGIAEFARGLELLGVKIISTGGTAKILRDAGIEVTDVSEVTGCPEMMGGRVKTLHPRIHGGLLCLRESKEQMAEAEREDISLIDMVAVNLYPFEVTVSKEGVELEEAIENIDIGGPTLLRSAAKNYRSVTVLSDPSDYGHVLKELRSTGVVSEETRAALAVKAFRHTADYDAAIDTYLSRTLLEENVLRLNFTDGVKLRYGENWHQKAYFYKDPKIEGPTLAKAIQLHGKELSYNNYVDADNALQTVKELGNAQPAVAIVKHNNPCGLATGSTLLQALEAAWDGDPISAYGSIICTNETFDLEAATFLNGKFVEIILAPDFKPDALEYLKNKSENLRLLKLPELREAFGTEYTYKYVIGGMLKQSRDIGLYEKWESVTDIPYPEEKRSLSEFCLKACKSTKSNAVILAHEYEPGFFMVLAMGAGQPNRVDSIRKLAATKAVENLRVIYERENPPTSFEAYCKKVMSECVMASDAFFPFNDSIIYAAENNIHYVVSPGGSIRDGEVIDAANRLGVAMAFTGMRHFLH
- a CDS encoding type II toxin-antitoxin system HicB family antitoxin, with product MTIWFPFSATIRQEDSFYISICPEADIICKGTTIEEAVENLKEEVETFLGEKLSQGFSKIIFY
- a CDS encoding anion transporter produces the protein MPIEFILSSPVPLPDLSVLTLLGVFVLTALRQVGSLRLQIWQIMTFGAILVLLLGEISPQEALAAINTDVLVFLFGAFCVGEALNRSGYLAWIGDRIVSRAKDTDQLVLLVLFSTGILSAVLMNDTLAIMGTPLVLGFSRKYNVSSKLMLFSLAFGVTTGSVMSPIGNPQNLLIAINGNLDSPFVTFLHSLALPTLICLLIAYIVLKLFFREEFGKSTLTQSEEVITDSELASTAKKALSLLLILIICKIFLVEFFPTWDFSLSWIALISASPVLLSKKRVEILKNIDWSTLVFFVSMFVLMQSVWISGTCQELLARLSPQLGSVSMILALSIGLSQLISNVPFVALYLPAMGSTVSQGQLMALAAGSTIAGNLLILGAASNVIIIQNAEKEGKTISFVEFSRIGILITILDAVTYFIFL
- a CDS encoding methyltransferase domain-containing protein — protein: MTQNNTDLNTRRKRARCTVQKKTFGPVEDLETHVRSDWWQTLFNSLYLKTDADLLDDMEVTRKEVDLIVSILGVAPEEKILDLCCGQGRHVLELARRGFSNVEGYDRSQYLIRKARTRAQKENLQVRFREGDARKLPYPSDTFDVVTILGNSFGYFDSTLQDQKVLEEIFRVLKPDGRVFIDAVDGDYMKKSFQPRSWEWLDRKYFVCRERALSADGDRLICREVISRIDKGVIADQFYAERLYNKESLFELLTVSGFSSPAFHTTFSPVSAGTQDAGMMEQRILVSASVEKPWPTSLQAIGNKKPMSIAVLLGDPRKEDQVKPACVFDDDDFDTLERMKKALAEIPFMKFTFLDRHETLLEDLKKKAAKIDLVLNLCDEGFYNDPTKELHVPALLEQLNVPYTGAGPQCLAFCYDKSIIRGVAREMRIPVAKGMLVTEDAELSKLSLSFPLLVKPNSGDSSFGITQKSIAHNREELLEILAASREKMGSCRPFLLEEFLPGKDISVGIIGNPPSCNVLPITEEDYSEVPEEFPKICGYEAKWLPDSPYWNIKSVPADLPEKTRKEIIKCCLALFTRLGCRDYARFDWRLDAEGKPKLLEVNPNPGWCWDGHLAKMAAYANISYSGMLAAIIEAAKERYGLGASENLELRKMPGTTSRKSPAECAAEFEEEIEARSSMDSENTGKKSVFSSSSETVQAFESV